The Gemmatimonas aurantiaca T-27 DNA segment GAGGAGAGCGACCAGCGCGAACTCCCGGAATCCAAGCCCACCGGGTGAGAAAAGCACCAGGTAGCCTATGAGATAGGAAGCCGAGAAAACTGCGACGAACACCGCCGGATTGCTACTGACGGACGGTGTGACACCACGAGCGAATGCTGCGAATGCGATTCCGTATCCGACCCAGGAGAACAGGTTGATCGCGGTGGCAGTCCACAAGGTGACAGCACTGATGTGACGCCCCACGGGCGGCAATCCCCGCCATCGGGCCAATCGATCGAGCAGCGGTGGCAGTATCCACGGGAGCGCGATCACGCCGGCGATGAACAACCATGCCAGTGCCGTGGCCGCCGTGCTCATGCCCTGCCCCAGCGCATCGAGTCCTTGTGCGCCACTGATCACCACCACGGCAAATCCGGCGCCGATATTGAGGGCGGTGCCGAGGAGCGCGGCGCCGGCTGCGGCGGTGCCTGATACGCCGGCGTCGGCGGCGAGTACGCCGAGGGCTCCAACGCTCCAGACTTTGCCGGGGACCCAACGCCCGAGGTTGGCAATGGTCCAGATCCGCGCGGCGACCGGAAAGGACAGTGCTCCGCCCCACCCCGCCAGCAACATGCGCCAGCTCTGGATCAGCGCTGCGTAGGTGGCCAATACAATGACCGTGCCGAGCCCGATCCATGGCCAGTCGATGGACAGATCACGCGCTGCGGTGCGCATCTCCTGCCACTGGCCGGCGAACGCCCATCCGATGTACCCAAAGCTGATGGTCATCAGCATGAGCCGCACCATCGGATGCCGGAACCAGCGCATCACGTCGGTGGTGCTCATGAGTCGTGCTCACGGTGTGTGTCATGACCTCGTGCATCCTGGTAGTGCCGGAGGTAGCGCTGTGCGGCGGCCTCGGGTGAGAACCGGGCCAGCATGTCTTCCCGCGCGATGGCTCCGAGCTGTTCGGCGCGCTCCGCGTTTTCAAGCGTGAGCGCGATGGCCCGAGCCAACGCGTCGATGTCACCCACGGTGACGAGCGTACCGCCGCGGTCGGGATGGACCACATCGGGTAGGCCGCCATCGGCATAGGCCACAACGGGTGTGCCACACAACTGCGCTTCCACGGCGACGAGGCCGAGTCCTTCGGCGCGGGACGGCATGGCCACCACGCGGGCGGCCCGATACAGTGGCACGAGCTCCGATTGGGACAATACTCGGTGCCAGGTGATGCGATGCTCGAGACCCGCCGCTCTTGCGCGTGCTTCCAGTGCGGCGCGATCGGGACCATCACCTACCACGTGCAAGGGAACGCCAGCGAGTGCCGGACGCGCCATCGCGTCGAGCAGATCGGCAATGCCTTTCTGCGCGTTGAGTCGGCCAACAAAGAGCACACCTTCGCGGGGCGGAGGCGGCACCGGCTTCTCGCGGAACAACCGCATGTCCACCGGCATCGGCGATACCAGCACGGGCGCCGCGGGAGCGATGCGCTGCGCGGTGTCGGCGAGCCAGGACGATACGGCGGTGCGGATGGCCGCTTCCCCCAGCACGGCGCGCATGAGCGGGTGCGCCGGCGCCGTCCGTTCGGCGAGGCGCACATCGGACCCGTGCATTGTGATGACGAGTGGTGTCCCCACCGCCGTGCGCGCCCGCAGATGCCAGAGCGACAACGCCGCGGGAAACCACCAATGTGCGTGCACGATATCGTAGGGCATTCCGGCGCGGCGTGCGGCATCGAGTGTCCGCGCGGTCGTGCGCCGCATCGCAAGCATCAACTGCACCAGCGATCGCTTGCCCCGCCACGACGCGCGTACCAACTCGGCCATGTTGCCTTCATAGGCCAGCGTCATGTCCTGATCGTCGGCGTATCGCACCCGCGTGATCGATACCCCTTCGAGCTGCTCGTGGGGCGCGAGGCCGGCGGCACCGGGCGCCAGGATATCCACCTGCGCTCCCTGTTGCTGCAAGGCATGCGCGAGACGCAGCACAAAGGATCCGGCCGCATCGCCCACGTAGCGTGGCGCGTTGTGCGTGACGAAGAGGACGCGCGGCGAGCCGGACACCGCAGTCGTGGGTGGGATGGGAGACCTGGTGGCGATCAGTCGCGCGACGTGGCGTCGCGACGGTTGTCGAGGTGCCCGTTGAGATCCGAGCCGATATCGTCGAGTTCACGCCGCAGCTCGCGCACTTCGGCGCGCTGCTGGGCGATCTGTTCACCGAGCAATCCGGTGGCAAAAAAGACCGAGCCGAGAATGAGGCAGGTCTGGATGACGGTCCATACCCACCGCTGTCCCTGGCCAGTCATGGCGAGCCAGCCCAGCGCTCCAAGGCCCGACAGTACGCCGAGCGCGAAGAGGGCCACACCCAACATGCCAAATGCCAGCAGCGGCTTTTGACCGAAGCGCAGTTCGAACCACACCGCCACCATATCGAGCACACCAACCGGAATGCGCGACAAACCAAATTTGGAGCGACCCGAGTGACGGGCATACAGCGGAATGGGCACTTCGGTGACCGTGAAGCCCTGCGCAGCCGCCATCACGATCATGTAGCGATGAAAGTCCGGTCGCATGGGCAATGCGGCCATGATATCGCGTGTGTACGCCTTCACGTTGTTGAGATCGCGCACCGGGATATCGAAGAGCGAGCGGCTCAACCCATTGTAGATGCGTGACACGAAGGCCTTTTCGTACTTGCCCTGCTTGAAGCCGGTGACCATATCCGACTCCCCGGCGAGAATCGGGTTCACCAGGCTCGGAATATCTTCCGGCTTGAATTGCAGATCGGCCGGATAGAACACGAGCACCCGACCGGCCGCATGCAGATAGCCGCTGCGCAACGCTTCGGCGATGCCACGCTGCGCGCGATGACGCACGGGATGCAGAAAGTCGTAGCGGGCCCGGAGGTCCTGCAGCAGCGCCCAGCTTCCATCGGTGGAACCATCATCGACGACGATCACTTCATAGCGCGCCGTCTGCGTGCGGATCATCGCGTCACACAGCTCGACGAACAACGCCAGGTTGCCCGCTTCATCCTTGGCGGGCACCAGCACGCTGACATCAACCGGTGCACGGCCGACGCGGCGCACGAGACGTTCGGTATCGGGATGTTGGGGAGCGGTGCTGACGGCCATGTCGTGGGGAAGCGAACGCAGAGAGAGGGACGACGCGGTGCTCAGACGCGCTTGCGCATGCGCGCAGGCAGCACGCCGAGTTGGTCACGGTACTTGGCCACCGTGCGTCGCGCAATCTGCACACCGGTTTCCTGCAGAATCTCCACGATCGCCTGGTCGGTGAGCGGGTTCCGCGGATCTTCGCCGGACACCAGCTTTTCGATCTGGTCCTTGATCCCACGGGCCGACACGTCGTCGCCATCGGACGTGGAGAGACCACTCGAGAAGAAGAACTTGAGTGGCAGCACCCCACGCGGCGTCTGCACGAACTTCTCGTTGGTCACGCGGCTCACGGTGGATTCATGCATGCCCACCGCTTCGGCCACTTCGCGCAAGGTGAGCGGCCGCAGCCCCTGCACGCCGCGCTCGAAAAATTCGCGCTGCCGATCGACGATGTAGTGCATCACCTTGAGCATCGTCTGACGCCGCTGCTCGATGGCCTGGATCATCCAGTTGGCCGAGTTGAGCTTCGTGGCGATGAAATCCTTGCTCTCGGTATCGAAGCGCTTCTTGTCGCGCGCGATATCCGTATAGATGCGCGAGATCTTGAGCCGCGGGAGGTTGCCGTCGTTCAGGAAGATGTGGTAGTACCCATCGATCTTCTCGACGACGAGATCCGGGATGATGTAGTTGTCGCTGCCGGCGCTGAAGCGCAGCCCCGGCTTGGGATCCAGCTTCGCGATTTCATCGGCGGCGGCCTGCACGGCCTGCGGGCTGATGCCAAAACGCTTGGCCACTTCTCCCCATCGACGCGCGATCAACTCCTCGAATGCCTCGGCCACCAGACGACCGGCGAGCGAGTCCGCCTGACCATCGGCGCGCAGTTGCAGCAACAGGCATTCGCGCAGATTGCGCGCGCCGACGCCTGGCGGATCGAGTTCCTGAATGATCAGCAGCAGCGCTTCGATTTCTTCTTCGGAGAACTCCGGAACTTCGCCGTCGATGTCGCGCTCTTCCGCCTCACGCCGCAACACCTGGTTGGCGCCGTCGCGAATCTCCTCCAACGTGCACGCCAGATACCCGTCGTCGTTGATGTTGCCGACGAATTCTTCGGCCATGAAGGCCTGACGAGGCGACAGGGCCAGCAGTGAGAGCTGTTCCGTGAGATGGTCCGCGAGATCGCGACCCGCGACCGTCACCGGTTCGTGCCACTCCTGCTGCTCGTGCTCCTCGCGCTGACCGCCCGTCTCGAAGCCATCGAGCAGCACGGCTTCCCAGTCCACTTCATCATCGCCGGACTTTTCGGGTTCCGGCTCAGCGGGCGCTTCCGGTTCCGCCATGTCCTGCGGTTCGGGCACATCATCGGCGTCGGACGAGTCTTCTTCTTCGTCTTCGGGCTCGACCAATTCGAGGAACGGATTGGTCAGCAGCTCCTGCTTGAGGTGCTGCTGCAAATCGAGGAGGGGCATGTACAGCAGATCCATCGCCTGGTACAGGCGTGGATTGACCTTGAGCTCCTGACGGAGACCGGTCGTCTGCTGCAGGCCCGTCCTCATACGGTGAGCACCTCGTCCGGGTCTTCGACCTTCGGGGCTTCACTGCGCTCTTCACTCTCGATGAACCGGGACCGCAGGCGCGCCGAGAGTGTGGGGCCAAGGTAGTCCTTGGCGACGGCTTCGTCGAACACGAGTTCACGCACGGTGCCCGACACCTTCACCTGTCCCTCGAACATGATGTATGCGCGATCGACGATATCGAGCGTCTGTTCGACGTTGTGATCGGAGATCAGCACGCCGATGCCGCGTGTGCGCAGGTCGGCCACGATGGACTGGATGTCGTGCACCGCGATCGGGTCGACACCGGCGAAGGGTTCATCGAGCATCATGAACTTCGGCTCGGTGACCAGTGCGCGCGTGATCTCGAGACGCCGGCGTTCACCACCGGAGAGCTGATAGGCGCGACTCTTGCGCAGATGCTTGATCTTGAGCTCATCGAGCAGCGACTCCAGGCGCTTCGCCCGTTCTTCCTTCGACAGCGGGAGCGTTTCGAGGATCGCCAGAATGTTCTCTTCCACGGTGAGTTTGCGGAAGATCGACGGCTCTTGCGACAGGTACCCGATGCCCTGCCTCGCTCGCTGGTACATGGGCATCTTGGTGATGTCCTTGCCATCGAGATGGATGCGTCCGAGCTGCGGTTCGATGAGCCCCACCAGCATGTAGAACGTGGTGGTTTTGCCGGCGCCGTTGGGGCCCAGCAGGCCCACGATCTCGCCCTGGGCGACGCGGAGTGCCACGTCGTTCACGACCTTGCGACCGCGGTACACCTTCACGAGTCCCTGCGCGCTCAGGATCGACCCGTTTTCAATGGGACCTCGTCTGGTTGCCGACTCCGCCACCACGTCTTCCACTGTGGCCGCAGACGACGGCGGGGTCGCACTGGTCACGGTCGGGCGTCGATGCTCACCGGTCTGCCGGAGCTGGGCGGCCACCTCGCCGCGACGCGGTGCCAAGGCTTCCCACACGGCAGGGCGGATCCGGACATGCTGGTCCGGATCGGTGCCATGTTCCCACGGTTCAATGACCTGAGCGGCTGACAGCCGTGGCAGGACCGCCGCGACCAGGTGCTGCCGGACATCGTCTGGTGTCAGACGCTGGTCGTCCGCATGCCGCTCGATGAAGCGGGTGGCCACGTGATGCAGGGGCGTCGTGCCTGCT contains these protein-coding regions:
- a CDS encoding glycosyltransferase family 2 protein, producing the protein MAVSTAPQHPDTERLVRRVGRAPVDVSVLVPAKDEAGNLALFVELCDAMIRTQTARYEVIVVDDGSTDGSWALLQDLRARYDFLHPVRHRAQRGIAEALRSGYLHAAGRVLVFYPADLQFKPEDIPSLVNPILAGESDMVTGFKQGKYEKAFVSRIYNGLSRSLFDIPVRDLNNVKAYTRDIMAALPMRPDFHRYMIVMAAAQGFTVTEVPIPLYARHSGRSKFGLSRIPVGVLDMVAVWFELRFGQKPLLAFGMLGVALFALGVLSGLGALGWLAMTGQGQRWVWTVIQTCLILGSVFFATGLLGEQIAQQRAEVRELRRELDDIGSDLNGHLDNRRDATSRD
- a CDS encoding glycosyltransferase; its protein translation is MSGSPRVLFVTHNAPRYVGDAAGSFVLRLAHALQQQGAQVDILAPGAAGLAPHEQLEGVSITRVRYADDQDMTLAYEGNMAELVRASWRGKRSLVQLMLAMRRTTARTLDAARRAGMPYDIVHAHWWFPAALSLWHLRARTAVGTPLVITMHGSDVRLAERTAPAHPLMRAVLGEAAIRTAVSSWLADTAQRIAPAAPVLVSPMPVDMRLFREKPVPPPPREGVLFVGRLNAQKGIADLLDAMARPALAGVPLHVVGDGPDRAALEARARAAGLEHRITWHRVLSQSELVPLYRAARVVAMPSRAEGLGLVAVEAQLCGTPVVAYADGGLPDVVHPDRGGTLVTVGDIDALARAIALTLENAERAEQLGAIAREDMLARFSPEAAAQRYLRHYQDARGHDTHREHDS
- the lptB gene encoding LPS export ABC transporter ATP-binding protein, which encodes MAESATRRGPIENGSILSAQGLVKVYRGRKVVNDVALRVAQGEIVGLLGPNGAGKTTTFYMLVGLIEPQLGRIHLDGKDITKMPMYQRARQGIGYLSQEPSIFRKLTVEENILAILETLPLSKEERAKRLESLLDELKIKHLRKSRAYQLSGGERRRLEITRALVTEPKFMMLDEPFAGVDPIAVHDIQSIVADLRTRGIGVLISDHNVEQTLDIVDRAYIMFEGQVKVSGTVRELVFDEAVAKDYLGPTLSARLRSRFIESEERSEAPKVEDPDEVLTV
- the rpoN gene encoding RNA polymerase factor sigma-54, whose product is MRTGLQQTTGLRQELKVNPRLYQAMDLLYMPLLDLQQHLKQELLTNPFLELVEPEDEEEDSSDADDVPEPQDMAEPEAPAEPEPEKSGDDEVDWEAVLLDGFETGGQREEHEQQEWHEPVTVAGRDLADHLTEQLSLLALSPRQAFMAEEFVGNINDDGYLACTLEEIRDGANQVLRREAEERDIDGEVPEFSEEEIEALLLIIQELDPPGVGARNLRECLLLQLRADGQADSLAGRLVAEAFEELIARRWGEVAKRFGISPQAVQAAADEIAKLDPKPGLRFSAGSDNYIIPDLVVEKIDGYYHIFLNDGNLPRLKISRIYTDIARDKKRFDTESKDFIATKLNSANWMIQAIEQRRQTMLKVMHYIVDRQREFFERGVQGLRPLTLREVAEAVGMHESTVSRVTNEKFVQTPRGVLPLKFFFSSGLSTSDGDDVSARGIKDQIEKLVSGEDPRNPLTDQAIVEILQETGVQIARRTVAKYRDQLGVLPARMRKRV
- a CDS encoding lysylphosphatidylglycerol synthase domain-containing protein yields the protein MSTTDVMRWFRHPMVRLMLMTISFGYIGWAFAGQWQEMRTAARDLSIDWPWIGLGTVIVLATYAALIQSWRMLLAGWGGALSFPVAARIWTIANLGRWVPGKVWSVGALGVLAADAGVSGTAAAGAALLGTALNIGAGFAVVVISGAQGLDALGQGMSTAATALAWLFIAGVIALPWILPPLLDRLARWRGLPPVGRHISAVTLWTATAINLFSWVGYGIAFAAFARGVTPSVSSNPAVFVAVFSASYLIGYLVLFSPGGLGFREFALVALLVALGAAGRGDAVILSVTSRVWLTILEVLPGIVSLIALSPTQRTGLRRSG